CGGTGACCCAGCAGTTCAATACCTGTTCCAGTATGGGGCGACTGACCCTTAATATTCTATTATCGTTCGCTCAGTTTGAACGTGAAATCATCAGCGAACGAACACGCGATAAGATGGGAGCGGCCCGCCGCAAAGGCAAATATATTGGCGGCCGGCCGGTTCTGGGTTACGACATTGACCGTGATACGAAGCGGTTGGTCGTCAACGAATCAGAAGCGGTTCGTGTTCGCCAAATCTTCGATCTCTATCTTGAGCATGGAGGATTGTTAACAACGATTGACGCGATCGAACAACGCGGATTCCGGACAAAACTCTGGACAACCAAGGCAGGCAAAACGGTCGGCGGCGTTCGCTTTAACAAGAACACACTCCATGCTTTGCTGACGAACCGAATCTATCTCGGTAAAGTCACCTACCACGACCAAATCTATGAAGGCGAGCACGACGCGATCGTCGATTCCAACACCTATGATCTTGTCCAGAAGAAGCTTCGTGCCAACCGAGTAAGCGCCGGCGATAGGGTTCATGGGCGTTCCCCAGGAGTGCTCGCCGGTCTCATTCACTGCACCGCTTGTGGGTGCATGATGACGCATGCATCGAGTGGCGCACGAACGAAGTCCAAACGCTATCGCTACTACGTTTGCAGCAAGGCAACTAAACGAGGCCGCAAGACCTGCCCGCGTCCATCATTGCCCGCCGAAGAAGTCGAACGATTCATCGTCGCTCAACTTCAGTCGCTGACGATTGACGAAAAAATATTGAACGCGATATGCAACCGTGTCCGCCGATCCATCGATGAACGTCGCAGCGAAGTCATAAAAGAGCAAACAGCACTCGCGGCTGCGATACATCGGACCGAGCGGTCCATCGACTCGCTCTCTGTCCCCACATCCGACGCTTCCCGCGAAACTATTCGACTTGATTCCTTGGCGTCGCTCAATGAGCAACATCACCGCGACCGTATGCGTCTTTGCACTCTGCACGAGCAACTTGCCACGATCAACTCCGCCACTCCCGATCGCGTTTCGATCCTCAAGGCAATCGACGACCTTGAAACTCTGTGGGACCACATGACCCTCAGCGAGCGAAGTCGATTGATGTCACTTCTAATCGAACGCATCGACCACGACCCTACCGACAGCAACCTGTCCATTACCCTCAGCCCCACGGGGCTCGAATCCCTCGACACCATTACCCCGACCTCGGAAACACAAACACAATGACGCACATTCAAGCCAAGTTCCAAACCACCGCCGCCGCACGCGGCCAACACCGCGTCACGTCGCCCACCGCGGCCAAACGCCCGCCCACGCCACGTCTGCCCCACGTGTCGAAACTGATGGCCCTCGCTATTCGTCTCGACCACTTGCTTGCAACCGGCCAAGTCAAAGACCAGGCAGAGATCGCCCGCACCGCCGGCATCACCCGCGCCCGAGTCACTCAAATACTGAATCTGCTCCAGCTCGCGCCGGACATTCAGGAAGCGGTTCTTCACCTCCCTCCCGTTACCAATGGCGACATAGTTACTACCGAACGCGATCTGCGGACCGTCCTGCAGTCACCGAACTGGAGTAAGCAGCGACAGGTTTGGAATAAGATCGGCAGCGCCCCCCCATGCAGCAAGACGTCGTAAATGCTTTCGCACGTTAGCGACTGCTTGAATTTTGCGAGTTATGCAAGTCGCCTCGGCGTGTCCAATCTTCGTCACCAAATGGCGACACCGATTACGCTGCCTGCAACACTCAATACGGAGCCCGTGGCTTGCGGTCACACGGCGATCCTCCGCACTCGCATGTCAATCAGACCTTGTCAGTTCGCGCGTTCACGGTGTGGTTATCCGATCTTCTCAAGCGACCCATCCGGCATGACCCGCATTCGAAAGTTTACCGCGACTAGCCTGTCCGAGCACATCGTGCCAGCCACCATTACCGTACCGCCCACCGATGTGGCGCGAGATCAGGACGCGCTTGCGATCGTCCGGTATGTGAAACGCAAACAATGGAATCGCGAAAATGCTCCTTGATGTATCAACGGTCAATGACTTCTTCGGCAGCACCGATAAGTCAGCGAGTGAAGCAAAGTCATCAAGAGATGTCCATATGCGCACCGGGTCACCGAAGGCCATCGTGAATTGTTCATTGAACGTCGGGTGTTCGGTGGCGACCAAATAGTCTGGGGCCGGCTCACCGCGCTGCGCGGCTGCGGTTTGCGCTTCGTTCCATGTTTCGCGTGCGCGATCAAGCAGCAGTTTGTAGAGCCAATCAGACGACCATGCCATCAGAGCGTCGTTTCATTCGGATAACGGCGGAATTCACGGGGTGGCGGGATTTGATCATCCACGTCGAAACGCACGGCCATCGCCACTCCCGTGCAATTCTCTGGTCATGCATTGGGTTGTCGGGTTGAAATACGTAGACGCCGAGACGTTGCGATGACCAAGTGATTGTCGCAGGGACAGAACCCGACCGCAATCACAGGATCTCCGTCAAAGATCTTCGAATACGGGTTGGCCAGCAAGTTCGCCGAAAGGTCGAACGGCGCGGAATTCGACTTAATGAACACTGCAACACGAGTTCCCGTGAGATGGAGCGGTTCACATAACAAGTCGTCGCCGTTCCGGTAGGAGAATCCGCCCCCGAATCGCCCTGCGAACCGCAACCGTTGTCCCGCGATCGGACCGACGCCGTCCATCATTAGGTTGGGAAATGCAATACCAATGTCGTATTCAGGCTCGTTGTGAACAAGTACAAGCGACGGAAGCGAATAGACCGAAACCCCACGATCAGACACGACCTGGCAGTGTGAACAGCCGTCCGAAAATCCAAGGTGATTCAGATACGTTTCGTCGCGTTCAACGAAACGAGACCAAGGACTAGGCGGGTGTTGAACCGGCATTGCATGAAACTCATGCGGAGCCCATGAATCACCGGTTTCATCGTTCATCAAGTTCCTCATGCATAACGTCGCCCGTCACCGGGCCGGGAGTAAAAAGTCAACCATTGCCAAATCGCTCGCAAGCCCGGCTCCGTGTGAATGCCATGGTTATCCCAGCGACCTAACTGTCAAAAGAGCGAAACCGCCTCGCCATCAGTTACTCGCCCGGCATCATCTAAGTATACCGTCAAGCAGTGTTCGTGAAGCCGAGGATCGTCACCTCCGCTAATGTCGCAAACGAGCGTCTCGTAGTCGTTGCCGGACTCGAAAAACGTAATCGAAAACGGTGCGGCCAAAATCTCTCGGAGTTCTTTCGCCGTCACTTGCGGCGGATCGTCCTCGCCGCAGTCGAGAAAACCGTTCAATTGCTCAAGCAGTTCAGCAACCGCGTACTCGCGAAACACCTTGAAGTACCGCACCCGTCCCTTCCAGATCTTCTCTCCAAACGGAAGCAAACGATCCATCGCGCCGTCGGTCTCGCAAACGAAGTGAATGGAGATCGATGTATCTTTGTGCGTCATCTTCGCCGAGTACTCTTGACTCGCACGATGATGCTTCAGTTTTCCGAAGACTGGCGATTCGATGCGTTTAGCCATGTTTTGTGAAACGCAATTCAGTGGGATAACGCTACCGATCACCCGGTCGGCGCGGTTGATCTTCTATTGTCGAATCGCCCGGACTCGCCGACGCGGGTGCATCGGGTTGCCCCCCCCCTTTACATGCTTCTTCGGCGTCAAACGCCGCGAAACGTACATTACCGATTGACGCTGAATCCAGTCGCTGGAGAAAACAGATCACGACCTTGCTAGGCACCGGCCGCAACGAGCGAAATGTGACGGTATCGGTCTCGATGTTGACAATAAACGATACGCCCGTCGGCGACAAAGCCTGTTTGGCAGCCGCGACTTGTGAAGCCGTAACGCCGTCGTATCCCAGATCGGTCGCTGCGTCCATAGCGGCGGTCATGCAGCTCAGCGGTAATTCGCCATCAACTAGAATTGTCGCTTTCGAGTCGTCTAGTGTAACTGTCATTTGCTGCTTTGTCTCAGCAGCACAAAGCCCACTGCCAGCGACTAACGTTAACACCAAGAGGATCAAGTGATTGTGTGTCAACGATTGGACTCCGTAATTTTTAATTGCATCGGGGAACGGCCGCGGTAACGGGGTTCGAGGATTTGATGTTTTATTAAAGTGGACTGGCTCGCGAACTCCCGTTGACCGCATGGTTCTGACCGCGAGCGGTGCTTACCAAGCTTGCAGCGAAACGAGCCCGACGTTGCATGAGTTTACCATGAGTCGATCCAGTCAAGCAAGTAAATGGGGACGCTGCCAGCGCCGGAGCAATGGCCAAAAGATGTGGGGCAGAAAGATGATTGCGATCGAAGCAATTGAACGGGGTAGGAAACGCAAGTGCAACCGCAGGTCGCGTCCGCCTGCGATAGTCGACCGAAGCAAAAACGGTCCATTGCGTCAATGCACTGGTAGCATTCACGTCCGCCACGACACTCGCATCGTCATGCCCGCATTCGGTCACATTGGAGGTCGAATCAAAAACGACTCAAGCGTGTCAGAACGGCCCGGATCACGGGGACCGAGGAGTTGACTTTGATTTCAAGACCGACTGCGCCGAGGTCTCCCGTGCATCCGATGGTTCTGCATCTTCTGCGGCAAAACGAACGTGGAATCGTCGTGCCGCGTTCGCCGTGTTCTTTGGGAGGCCAGTATACGCAATAGCACCAATTGCGTCGTCTTCGGATAGACAAAAATCGACACTCGTGTCGTCTGGATAGCCGTATCTTGGCCCTGCGTTAGCATCAGGGCGTCGTTGGGAATAGTGCTCGGCAACGGAAATCAATCGCCCCAAGCGATATCCTGATTCGTTCGCAAATACCTCTGCCGTGTTGCGAGCATTTTGCATTGCTTCCCTCAACGCATCGTCCGCGGAAACATTTGTTGCATAGATTGGCACAGGCGCGTGAAATGTGAAGTTGTGCTTCGTTCGTCCAAAGAATGGGCGTGGCAATGCTGAGAAGTGGCGTTCTGTTGCGGCCATCGCCGACATGAGGACGTCCATGCTCTTGTTGCGTATCGCGATTCGATGAACGACGGACTTCGTCGATGACCAAAAATTCTGTACCGCTTCACCGCCGCCCTCGCGTATCTCGGAATTGGTTAGTCCGCAGTCTTTCAATATGCCAATAACCGTTTCCCGCGATTCGAGAGCTTGATCGAAGCAGGTCACTTTCCTTCCGGAGGATGTAGACAGTTCGAGCGTTGCCTCATAGCTTTCGATGTCGCGTTCCACTCGGACAGTCGCTATCACTTCGATAAATCGCAACAGTCTGTCTCCGATGCAGAACGTCTGCCGTAACCGGGCACGAACGGAAGACTTTGATTTCAGTTGCCGCGTAATTGAGTGCTCCGGTTCACGGCTTTGTTGTGCCATCCCTGGGTGCGTCAGGTGACGTTGAGTACATCGTTGAGAATTCAAATGGCAGCTTGCGATTTTTTGCACGCCCGTCGATTACTGCGAAGACGTCCGCAGCTTGCGCAAGTCCAGCTATTTCAGTTCTCTTGTCGCTGAGTTCTGTTTCAAACGAATCGATTCCCGTAGACCGAACAGGAATACGCGATGATTCGTCGCCGTCTTTGGTCACGGGTACGTAATCGGCAATCAGCGTGGAGCAGTGGTACACAGTAACGACGGGTTTTTCGGTTCGCAGACAATGCACGACATAAAGCCGCCCTGAGACCACGAAGCCCACAAGCGCAGTTTCTTGCTCACGCGAATTGCTGGCATGGAGCGTATACACAAATGGCTTCCCAACATATTTGTGAATATCGATGGGCTCGACGTCCGCCGGAAGTTGCTCAATCAGACGTTCGAACATTGCAGCAGCTTGCGGGATTTCAGCGGGAGACTGTGCCCACAGCGGGACCACTGGCTGCAGAACAGCGAAAAGAACCAACAGGACCGACGAGCCGAGCATTCTACAATTCATGGCGATTCTCTTCAGCGGCACAACGCTAGACATCACGGGGAACGGACGAAAGATTCTCCACTTCAGAAACCGCGCAAGCCGTTCTCCCGTGCATGTCATGGTTCGTCGGTGTATTTGGTTCGCGAGAGATCGTTGTGTCGTTGATAGACGCGAACAATCGGAATCCCGTTGCTAGAAAGTTGATTGTACCGTGGCAAATCTTTGCGAGGACAAAAAAGGTGTGCTGAACTCAGCGACTTGCGTTGCAGTATCGCAACAGCCGCACCGGCGATTGGATCACCGCAGAGATCAATCGAAAAATGTGAAAGTGACGGTTGTCGTTCGAGAAAGGCGACTGACTCAGTTGAAGGAATCATTCCCGCAATGTCCACATGCGTGAGGTTGGTAGTCGCCCAGTACACAAACAAATCGGACGAAGCATCGTTGTTACCATATTGTAGTGTTGTCAGGCCATTCTGATGTTGAATCCAGGAAATCGTCTCGTCGGAAACAGTGCAATCGACTACGGTAAGTTGCGTAAGCGAGTCATTCGACCTCAGTCGATCCAAATTGTAGTTGTCCAATTCGCAAGACGTGAAAACCAGCATCCCGAGCGATTCGCCACCGATCAGTGTTACCGGCGAGCGTGATTTTAGATTCGACACATAGAGTTGTTGAACTGTGGGAGCGATTGTAAGCATCGGCGATTGATCCACGTTGCATGCGCGAATCGACAAGACACGCAGGTTCGTGCATCGTTCGATGAGACGAAGATCATCGGCTCCAAATTGACGCCCTCGCAAGGTGAGGTGTGTCACCCCAGTGACGTCGTCGCGTGCCTGAGGAATTGCGGCGTCAAACTCAAGTTCGAGCACGGCCGGATGAATCACAGGCGTCGGCGCGCAACCTGGGGCGAGAGAAGCAATTGCAAGGCAGATCAACGCGTTGCGCATCGTGTGTCTTCAGTCCGACGAACGTCCGCCGTCACCGAGCCGGAAGTGACGACTATCCACTGTAAAAAATGCCGCAAGTCCGGCTTCGTGTTAACGGCATGGTTATCCGCGAAAGTGCTAGGGCGTTGGGCAATCCGAGGATTTGGAAGTCGCTCGGAATCGTCGGTAAACCACGAAAATTAGAGTTAGAGCCGCCCCGAAAGTCACAGCGTACGCAAGCCGATAGTTAGTAGTCTCAGTGTTTGCTGGATACGGGATCCCGACATCGAAGATACTTAACGGCGCTGGATTACGGTCAAGCGACGTCAACGAAATTTCATAATCCATATCCGCGTCAGAATCAAAGCATCGTCGAGGTAGCCCAGCGATTTCTTTGTCGTATTGAAGGTGGCGTTTTTGACGGTATGTATGTTTGCCATCCTTCGTGACGGCCTCACGTTCCCAAGAGCTGACAAGGTAGGTGTTGGGATCAACGTTTGCAGCGTAAGTCAGGCGGCCCTGCAATCGTTCTTCAACAATTTCAAACGTCAGTTTTGATGGATCTGAATCATCGACTGCTAGCGAGACAACGTCTTCAGAGCCTTCGAGCCATTTTGAGATATAGGTTGAAAGCCGAGTGTCTCCGACGCTAATACCTGCATTGAACACGGGGAAGTCTTGGGGATGCGGCGGCGGTCTCGTGCAAGTTGTTGCGGTGCAGCCCCAGTTTGACCGAAGCGGCTGGTCCGGAACAGCAAGTGATCTTCCGACCACTCCAATCTGTTGCCCGTTAGAGTATTTGGTAATGTCTAACCTGGACCACTCACCGTGCCGCGCCCAGTACTCGAACCTCCGCTCTTCAGGTTCATGCTTCAGTCCAGTGGCGGGGTCTGTCCAAGAGCCAGACTTTTCGACCCAGACAAAATGCCCGTCGTCGTAAAAGCCTGAACTTTTGGCGTGCGACTCTTGTATGCGAGCAAGAAGCTCTGAATTCGACGCTGGATTCCCCTGTGCTGCAAGGCAATTCGCCTGTAGGACGCAAAGCAAAAAAGCGAAAACTATAGGTTGGGGCACGTGCTTGCTTTCGTTGGGGCCGCTATGAAGCAGTTCGTGCATCCTTTTGAGCAGCGAATATCCACTCGGTCGGATAACGGCGGACATCACCGAGTACGCGCGGTTGACGTTCCATTTGTAGACGCCTTATCGCGTACTTCGGTGGATGTCATGGTTCGTCGCTTTCGTCAGTGTCGGTGAAAGGCTCTGACGACGAGACTATTCTATGGCCACAGCGGTACCAACCGTAAGTGTATTGGGCCCATAAGTAGTCCCATGCACCGTCATCGCTGATCTCGTAGACCGGAGTATAGAAGGAATCTCGCCAGTTGATAACTCGGTTCACCGATTGCTTGCGACCTGCGGCACTCAGATACCCAATCAACATCTGAGTTGGGCCGAGCGAGAGAGCGTAAGGCGGAATAAGCAAAGCCGCAGCAATAGCGATTTCTGCGAGCAACGGCGGGTTACGCGTACGATGTCGTCGACGTACGAGATAAGCTGAGATCGGAATAAACGAAAATGCGAACGCGCTAGCAGCGGGAAAGCCGAGCACGACTGCAACGACTAGCACAACGAGAAACATTGTCTTGACCGAGAATCTCAATTGCGGACTCGACAAGTCTCGTAGTATCGCTTTGGGTCTAAGATTGGCTCAGGCATATGTGAGTCTGCTAAGTCGACGAACGGCCGCGGTAACGGGGTTCGAGGATTTGATGTTTTATTAAAGTGGACTGGCTCGCGAACTCCCGTTGACCGCATGGTTCTGACCGCGAGCGGTGCTTACCAAGCTTGCAGCGAAACGAGCCCGACGTTGCATGAGTTTACCATGAGTCGATCCAGTCAAGCAAGTAAATGGGGACGCTGCCAGCGCCGGAGCAATGGCCAAAAGATGTGGGGCAGAAAGATGATTGCGATCGAAGCAATTGAACGGGGTAGGAAACGCAAGTGCAACCGCAGGTCGCGTCCGCCTGCGATAGTCGACCGAAGCAAAAACGGTCCATTGCGTCAATGCACTGGTAGCATTCACGTCCGCCACGACACTCGCATCGTCATGCCCGCATTCGGTCACATTGGAGGTCGAATCAAAAACGACTCAAGCGTGTCAGAACTATCTTTTTAACCCCGGGTCAGTCGGGTGATATGAGCAAATTCGACCTTATATCACTGGGTGAGTCAAGCAATTTGGGTTATATCACTCGGGAGAGAGTGACTCGAGTGATATATGGTTTTACCACTCGAGAGCATGCTGGCGGGACTGAAGGTCTCGGTCTTGAAATCGAAGAGCCAGGCGTCGTCCAGCGTCTCACTCTCTGAGAATGATCGAGTTTGATTCGCTCGCTGACGGATCTCCCGGCAGAGCCGTGCAGGGATGACCCCACTCATCGCGGCGATCTCGCACTGGCACTCTCCAGAATCCGTCCGAAATCGATCTCAAACAGCAGCGGTCTCGAACGCTCTGGTCGCGTTTGCCATCGATACTCTCGCTCG
This genomic stretch from Novipirellula caenicola harbors:
- a CDS encoding recombinase family protein, giving the protein MIASTKQPKNIRCAIYTRKSTTEGLDQDFNTLDAQRESGAAYIASQRGEGWTEVETLYDDGGFTGGNMERPALKRLLSDIEAGLIDCVVVYKVDRLSRSLLDFSRIMNTLDVAGCSFVSVTQQFNTCSSMGRLTLNILLSFAQFEREIISERTRDKMGAARRKGKYIGGRPVLGYDIDRDTKRLVVNESEAVRVRQIFDLYLEHGGLLTTIDAIEQRGFRTKLWTTKAGKTVGGVRFNKNTLHALLTNRIYLGKVTYHDQIYEGEHDAIVDSNTYDLVQKKLRANRVSAGDRVHGRSPGVLAGLIHCTACGCMMTHASSGARTKSKRYRYYVCSKATKRGRKTCPRPSLPAEEVERFIVAQLQSLTIDEKILNAICNRVRRSIDERRSEVIKEQTALAAAIHRTERSIDSLSVPTSDASRETIRLDSLASLNEQHHRDRMRLCTLHEQLATINSATPDRVSILKAIDDLETLWDHMTLSERSRLMSLLIERIDHDPTDSNLSITLSPTGLESLDTITPTSETQTQ
- a CDS encoding SIMPL domain-containing protein (The SIMPL domain is named for its presence in mouse protein SIMPL (signalling molecule that associates with mouse pelle-like kinase). Bacterial member BP26, from Brucella, was shown to assemble into a channel-like structure, while YggE from E. coli has been associated with resistance to oxidative stress.), which translates into the protein MRFIEVIATVRVERDIESYEATLELSTSSGRKVTCFDQALESRETVIGILKDCGLTNSEIREGGGEAVQNFWSSTKSVVHRIAIRNKSMDVLMSAMAATERHFSALPRPFFGRTKHNFTFHAPVPIYATNVSADDALREAMQNARNTAEVFANESGYRLGRLISVAEHYSQRRPDANAGPRYGYPDDTSVDFCLSEDDAIGAIAYTGLPKNTANAARRFHVRFAAEDAEPSDARETSAQSVLKSKSTPRSP